In Haematobia irritans isolate KBUSLIRL chromosome 1, ASM5000362v1, whole genome shotgun sequence, a genomic segment contains:
- the LOC142221864 gene encoding uncharacterized protein LOC142221864 encodes MNIKLQLEKLLSTKLCSLLIEAVNKRNYMLFDNDLFVTAIFLDPRIKVSLSAEHITRAKNCICQLNTRISSLKGNDSTISTSSTENLSTTSGSTSVLSTTEDALEAYLKNFDKPSCSQAIITNIESDLVIYERQCRIGISENIIEFWKREKNSLTTIAYIVLAIPCTQVSVERLFSSLKYILADQRNKLTSTSLEHILLTRVNGIFEYDD; translated from the exons ATGAATATTAAATTACAATTGGAGAAACTCCTGAGTACAAAATTATGTTCACTTTTAATAGAAGCTGTAAATAAACGGAATTATATGCTTTTTGACAATGACTTATTTGTAACGGCAATATTTTTGGATCCGAGGATTAAAGTATCTTTAAGTGCAGAACATATTACAAGAGCAAAAAACTGTATATGCCAATTGAATACGCGTATTTCATCTTTAAAAG gAAATGATTCTACAATATCAACttcttcaacagaaaatttgagTACAACATCAGGGAGCACATCTGTACTGAGTACTACAGAAGATGCACTTGAGGcttatcttaaaaattttgataaaccatcttgcagtcaggCAATTATTACAAATATTGAAAGCGATCTCGTAATTTATGAGCGGCAGTGTAGAATAGGAATAAGCGAAAACATTATCGAATTTTGGAAAAgggaaaaaaattcattgacaACAATAGCGTATATTGTGTTAGCAATTCCATGTACGCAAGTAAGCGTGGAGCGACTATTTTCATcgttaaaatatatattggcAGACCAACGCAATAAGCTTACATCAACAAGCTTAGAGCATATATTGTTGACAAGGGTCAATGGGATATTTGAATatgatgattga
- the wda gene encoding will decrease acetylation — protein MSSVQSNHHASSPLCSGNKSKTKSKTDILRAAVGRLYLKQKNFVGSEKYRKSDFALLQNKRNFVLQKMIDSDMHGGNSFVYSNVLCLTNNYNMVDQQFAKFSQFVESQAEELRIELKRFYAPLLCHLYVELIKGRETKAAVDFLRKYSHLVAPVDTYEAPFPTKINGCSVPSVDGNLESGWQHLNIRFAREAFTDDEPELDFFMKLVQKLSACQKLETIEQDPEVAQFRSSKYEIHTNEAVANALKTFLEKRGHVLILNLIYTWIHIHIIDNEVKQLSEDTLFMPTDEDDDEEMVTVVKSKSHSSSSERSSNKRPAEEAAGDMQNIKTEMDASESKEMHQNVQDCLKTLKECREQVFKNPLECPRIVKIADKNQGLTSASIDPLECHLVAGFNNSVIQLWEMNQRSTRGKNIYDRFSTSHCRWTINNYCQENEDEIEESIKKLHKGKDLQEEYIEEKYYEKKYEDNSYNSYGGVSLRGHGAGVTDVRFSQHYPIIYSVSKDRTMRCWKSENLQCAAIYRGHHYPIWCIDESPVGMYVATGSKDLTARLWSLEKEFPLITYAGHTQDVECLAFHPNGNYIATGSADFSVRLWCVTSGKLMRVFSDCKQPVCSIAFSPDGKMIAAGGEESKIRIFDLAAGSQLNELKDHTSTVTNIAWSSNGRHLASGCRDGSLRVWDVKKLSAMGESSSSSSSSSTTPNRLIALPTNCQRLVKVSFSNNDCISCLGT, from the exons atgaGTAGCGTACAAAGTAACCATCATGCCTCGAGTCCTTTGTGCAGTGGTAACAAATCGAAGACAAAGTCAAAAACCGATATACTACGAGCTGCCGTTGGGCGTCTCTATCTGAAGCAAAAGAACTTTGTG GGATCGGAGAAGTATCGCAAAAGTGATTTTGCTTTActgcaaaacaaaagaaattttgttctccAAAAAATGATCGACTCTGATATGCATGGCGGTAATTCTTTTGTTTACTCAAATGTCCTGTGTTTGACCAACAATTATAATATGGTTGACCAACAATTTGCCAA GTTCTCCCAGTTTGTAGAGTCCCAAGCGGAGGAATTAAGGATTGAATTAAAACGTTTCTATGCCCCTCTATTGTGTCATTTATATGTGGAGCTGATAAAGGGGCGCGAAACTAAGGCAGCTGTGGACTTTCTACGCAAATACTCACATTTGGTGGCACCTGTTGACACTTATGAGGCACCATTTCCCACTAAAATTAACGGATGCTCTGTTCCCTCAGTCGATGGAAATCTGGAGTCTGGATGGCAACATTTGAATATACGCTTTGCTCGCGAAGCCTTTACCGATGATGAGCCAGAGTTggattttttcatgaaattggtGCAGAAACTTTCAGCCTGTCAAAAACTGGAGACCATAGAACAAGATCCCGAAGTGGCACAATTTCGCTCCTCAAAATATGAAATACACACCAACGAAGCGGTAGCGAATGCTCTGAAAACGTTCTTGGAAAAGCGAGGACATGTTTTGATATTAAACCTTATCTACACTTGGATTCATATCCATATAATAGACAACGAGGTAAAGCAATTATCAGAAGATACACTTTTTATGCCAACAGATGAGGATGATGACGAAGAAATGGTAACAGTAGTTAAAAGCAAATCCCATTCATCTTCGAGCGAGCGGAGTTCCAATAAAAGACCGGCAGAAGAAGCCGCAggagatatgcaaaatataaaGACGGAAATGGATGCCTCAGAATCCAAAGAAATGCATCAAAATGTTCAAGATTGTCTGAAGACATTAAAGGAATGTCGGGAGCAAGTTTTCAAAAATCCCTTAGAGTGTCCACGTATAGTGAAAATAGCAGACAAAAATCAAGG TTTAACCTCAGCTTCCATTGATCCTTTGGAATGTCATTTGGTGGCTGGCTTTAATAACTCCGTCATACAATTATGGGAAATGAATCAACGATCGACTCGTGGAAAGAATATTTATGATCGTTTTTCAACATCCCATTGCCGATGGACCATTAACAATTACTGCCAAGAAAATGAAGATGAAATTGAAGAAAGTATTAAAAAGTTACATAAAGGCAAAGATTTACAAGAGGAATATATAGAGGAAAAATATTATGAGAAAAAATACGAAGACAATTCATA caaTAGTTATGGTGGTGTCAGTTTACGAGGTCATGGTGCAGGTGTCACAGATGTACGATTTTCACAACATTATCCCATCATATACAGCGTCTCCAAGGACAGAACAATGCGTTGTTGGAAATCTGAAAATTTACAATGTGCCGCAATATACCGAGGACATCACTATCCAATATGGTGCATAGATGAAAGTCCCGTAGGTATGTATGTGGCAACGGGATCAAAAGATTTGACTGCACGTTTATGGTCACTTGAAAAAGAATTTCCTCTAATAACCTACGCGGGACATACTCAAGATGTTGAG TGTTTAGCTTTTCATCCGAATGGTAATTACATTGCCACAGGCTCAGCAGATTTCTCTGTCCGTTTGTGGTGTGTCACTAGTGGTAAACTAATGAGGGTCTTCTCCGATTGTAAACAACCCGTCTGTAGTATTGCTTTCAGTCCAGATGGAAAAATGATTGCAGCTGGTGGTGAAGAAtcgaaaattcgaatttttgatTTGGCAGCAGGATCCCaactaaatgaactaaaagatcaCACATCGACAGTGacaaatattgcttggagctccAATGGCCGTCATTTAGCATCTGGATGTCGTGATGGTAGCCTACGTGTTTGGGATGTCAAAAAACTTTCAGCTATGGG TGAAAGCAGTTCgtcttcatcatcatcgtctACTACACCCAATCGTTTGATTGCATTACCCACGAATTGCCAACGTTTAGTTAAAGTATCTTTCAGTAATAATGATTGCATTTCCTGTTTGGGaacttga